The following are encoded in a window of Impatiens glandulifera chromosome 5, dImpGla2.1, whole genome shotgun sequence genomic DNA:
- the LOC124938713 gene encoding uncharacterized protein LOC124938713 — MDLTIVIDTITSSATQGLGIAKFPRHSEQHSSSSGCLQVSAVIFPVDSMARPPVRSRNLKTIPRRQVSRRKRTRRSRSATDGGSDGSDGGGYFGGGGGGGGGGWNFDRFGWSNWDESSSSSPADPAFDFVYEVICWIVLSNCLHFSFKKVVRIVANGIGGSEREKVQLRLNPVY; from the coding sequence ATGGATTTGACTATTGTCATCGATACGATTACATCATCTGCAACTCAAGGCTTAGGAATCGCGAAATTCCCTCGCCATTCGGAACAACACTCTTCATCTTCCGGCTGCCTCCAGGTTTCCGCTGTGATTTTCCCTGTGGACTCGATGGCACGGCCTCCTGTTAGATCTCGTAACCTGAAAACGATTCCTCGGAGACAGGTCAGTAGACGGAAGCGTACAAGACGGAGTAGATCCGCTACCGATGGTGGATCCGACGGGAGTGACGGTGGTGGTTATTTTGGCGGTGGCggtggtggaggtggaggaggaTGGAACTTTGATCGTTTTGGATGGTCGAATTGGGatgaatcttcttcttcttcacccgCGGATCCTGCATTTGATTTTGTCTATGAGGTAATCTGTTGGATTGTGCTTTCAAATTGCTTGCACTTCTCTTTCAAGAAGGTTGTGAGAATTGTTGCGAATGGAATAGGTGGTTCTGAGAGAGAGAAGGTTCAATTGAGACTGAATCCAGTCTATTAG